The sequence below is a genomic window from Sinorhizobium terangae.
ATCACCTTGGTCGAAGAAGGCATGGACTACTCGCGGCTGAAGAGTGGTGAAGTCGATGCCTTCATCGGCAGCGAGATCTACTACACCATGGCCGAACAGAACGGCGCCAAGGACCTGGTCAACCTGCAGGACTACAATTTCCCGATCGCAGGTTCCGGCGTGAACGTCGATCGCGCCTGGCTCGCCGAGCACCGCGAGGAGACGATGAACTTCCTCAAGGCGATGATCGAAGCCTATGCGTTGATGAAGAAAGACCGCGGCGTGGTCGAGGCGGCCTTAGGCAAATGGTATGGCGTATCTGACCCCGAGCAGGTTGACGACATGTATGCCCAAGTGGGCACCACGCCACAGAAACCATATCCCGGCATCGATGGCATCCGCCTGGTCAAGGAACTCTACCACAACCCTGTTTTAGACAGTCATGATGCCGCCCAATTCTACGACGAGAGTTTCGTCGCTGAATTGGACAAGAGCGGTTTCATCGACAAGGTCTATGCCGCTCCCAAGGCGAACTAACCGCCGCGTCAACTACCCGGCAGCCAAGCTGCCGGGCCTGCGTTACTTCATTTTGCCAGCGTCACGATATCGTTTGCGTTGCGGTCCGCACCGAGCGCCATATGCGCTGAGGGTGAGCAGTTCGTAATCCGTGATGCCGCTGTCCGGCGGCAAGTAGGCCGCGGTGTCTCGCTGGCAGTCCCATTGGTTCTCACATTAACTGGTTTGCCTCACTTTGTGTGGCGAAGCGGTAGCATTCGGGCTCTCTGTAACTTCGGACCGGCGCGAGGTTGTTCGTCGACCAAATGGCGTGAGGATCACCTGACGAGGTTGGTCGCCGGGATTGCGATCGCTGATCGCGATTTGTCGCTACGCGAGATTCCCGCCCAGTTGTACCAGGTGCATGAGCGTCCGCCACGCGGCGGCTGGAAATGGCCAAGGCGAGCCGCGTCGGGTTATTTCGCTCGTGGGCGCCTAGCCATGAGGTGCCCGAGCTTGGAAAGACGTGCCATTGTGGCGAGCGGACGGATGACAGCCTAGTAGGCGGCGGCATTGTGAATCAATAGGCACCCATCTTCAATCGCTGAACGCGGGTTCGAGAACAGCCGTACCTCCGCCAGCCTCAAGACCGGAGCAAGGTCCCTTCGCCGGGACGATGGATGGGTTAGGCCGCTATGCGATCAGCAGCACCCGGTGACTGCGCTTCTAAGATTGGCCAACCGGTCCTCAGCAGACCCCATAGAGCAGCGGCAAAGCTCCGACTGCGGACAGAAGCAAGCACTCGGCGAGGGAT
It includes:
- a CDS encoding ABC transporter substrate-binding protein, yielding MKVVLCMAAAMTALTFAMPTLAQDGEPIDLSLTDVSLNKIAFLVAGDNGLYEKYGLNIHQFITKGAADRISRSGVTVPTEFIGTKEQGDKAPISIGGGSPLIYSMTAHPERGVDRVIVATTDSEARFHIIANSALNSAGDLKGKRLGFSSPGAVSHLMALEFLRKQGWTPDQDITLVEEGMDYSRLKSGEVDAFIGSEIYYTMAEQNGAKDLVNLQDYNFPIAGSGVNVDRAWLAEHREETMNFLKAMIEAYALMKKDRGVVEAALGKWYGVSDPEQVDDMYAQVGTTPQKPYPGIDGIRLVKELYHNPVLDSHDAAQFYDESFVAELDKSGFIDKVYAAPKAN